In Sceloporus undulatus isolate JIND9_A2432 ecotype Alabama chromosome 7, SceUnd_v1.1, whole genome shotgun sequence, one DNA window encodes the following:
- the FAM174C gene encoding protein FAM174C gives MAASAPRFVWLLAFGAVLVAATGPKVNETGEADQGPEGHSRHEGPAAPTAPSTEEAATTSGSSSGLSSSPSGLGLGLSALHRALYVVAVLVGFGLLYYVGGRALRTRKPPRKKYGLLSNSEDPMEMASLESDEDTVFETRNLRR, from the exons ATGGCGGCGTCGGCTCCGCGCTTCGTTTGGTTGTTGGCGTTTGGGGCGGTGCTAGTGGCAGCAACGGGGCCGAAGGTGAACGAGACAGGAGAGGCGGACCAGGGCCCCGAGGGCCACAGCCGCCATGAGGGCCCTGCGGCGCCCACCGCGCCTTCGACGGAGGAGGCGGCGACGACATCCGGGTCCTCCTCGGGGCTGTCCTCGTCGCCTTCGGGGCTGGGCCTGGGGCTCTCGGCCCTCCACCGCGCGCTCTACGTCGTCGCCGTCCTGGTCGGCTTCGGACTCCTTTACTACGTCGGGGGCCGCGCTCTGCG GACACGGAAGCCTCCGCGGAAAAAATATGGCCTCTTGTCGAACTCTGAAGACCCCATGGAGATGGCCTCTCTAGAGAGCGACGAAGATACGGTATTCGAAACGAGGAACCTGAGGCG ATGA
- the ATP5F1D gene encoding ATP synthase subunit delta, mitochondrial — protein sequence MLPLLPAGRSLFARALALGSRGSLRGYAEAAPAASGQAQMAFTFASPSQVYYNAAHVKQVDVPTLSGSFGILAAHVPTLQVLKPGVVTVFAEDGSSSKYFVSSGSITVNADSSVQLLAEEVALLDQLDVTVAKSNLEKALSELASASDEAAKAEAQIRVEASEAIVKALE from the exons ATGCTGCCGCTTCTCCCCGCCGGACGAAGCCTCTTCGCCCGCGCCTTGGCCCTGGGCTCCCGGGGATCCCTCCGGGGCTATGCAGAGGCCGCCCCTGCCGCCTCAGGCCAGGCCCAGATGGCCTTCACCTTCGCCTCGCCCTCCCAG gTTTACTACAACGCAGCCCACGTGAAGCAAGTGGATGTCCCCACCCTGAGTGGCTCCTTCGGCATCTTGGCTGCCCATGTCCCAACCCTGCAGGTCCTGAAGCCCGGCGTAGTGACCGTCTTTGCCGAGGACGGGTCCTCTTCAAAGTACTTTG TCAGTAGCGGTTCCATCACAGTAAATGCAGACTCTTCAGTCCAGCTACTAGCTGAGGAAGTGGCACTGTTGGATCAGCTTGATGTCACG GTGGCCAAGTCCAACCTGGAAAAGGCCTTGTCGGAGTTAGCCTCAGCCTCCGATGAAGCAGCGAAGGCAGAAGCCCAGATCCGTGTGGAAGCCAGTGAAGCAATCGTGAAAGCTCTGGAATGA